From a single Rhizobium lusitanum genomic region:
- a CDS encoding LysR family transcriptional regulator, with the protein MDNIAALNVFVIAAETRSFVRAGEALGVSSSAVGKTMARLEKRLGVRLFHRSTRSIAITAEGIMFLERCRRIFSEIEAAEQELSQTIAAPRGWLRVSLPLAGMLFMPTITKFMQAFPDVMIDLDFTDRLVDVIEEGFDAVVRTGQITDSRLMVRTLGRFSHRVVGSKEYFDRFGVPKRPEDLSTHLCLHHKYPSTGKLERWPLRYDVGAGKLELPVSSMASTLEPLINMVEAGLGVACLPLFTIGGQIADGKLVSVLADHIEDVGEFRVLWPSSRQLSPKIQAFVKFMAENLLRT; encoded by the coding sequence ATGGACAATATCGCCGCGTTGAATGTGTTCGTGATTGCGGCGGAAACCCGCAGTTTCGTTCGGGCAGGAGAGGCGCTTGGCGTCTCCTCGTCCGCCGTCGGCAAAACCATGGCCCGGTTGGAGAAAAGACTAGGCGTGCGTCTGTTTCACCGAAGCACCCGCAGCATCGCGATCACGGCCGAGGGCATCATGTTCCTGGAGCGTTGCCGGCGGATTTTCTCCGAGATTGAAGCCGCGGAACAGGAATTGTCGCAAACTATCGCGGCGCCCCGTGGCTGGCTCCGCGTGAGCTTGCCCCTTGCCGGCATGCTTTTCATGCCGACGATCACCAAGTTCATGCAAGCCTTTCCGGACGTGATGATCGACCTCGATTTCACCGATCGGCTGGTCGATGTGATCGAAGAGGGGTTCGACGCAGTCGTGCGAACGGGCCAAATCACCGACAGCCGCCTGATGGTGCGAACATTGGGGAGGTTTTCTCACCGCGTTGTCGGGTCCAAGGAGTATTTCGACCGCTTCGGAGTTCCCAAAAGGCCGGAGGACCTGTCCACGCACCTGTGTCTTCACCACAAGTATCCGTCGACCGGCAAGCTGGAACGTTGGCCGTTGCGCTACGATGTCGGGGCGGGAAAATTGGAATTGCCTGTATCGTCGATGGCAAGCACGCTCGAGCCGCTGATCAATATGGTCGAGGCTGGGCTCGGTGTTGCCTGTCTGCCGCTCTTTACCATCGGCGGGCAAATTGCGGATGGAAAGCTCGTCTCCGTTCTGGCCGACCATATCGAGGATGTCGGCGAATTCCGCGTCCTCTGGCCGTCGAGCCGTCAGCTGTCCCCAAAAATACAAGCCTTTGTAAAGTTCATGGCGGAGAACCTGCTTCGAACCTGA
- a CDS encoding Ppx/GppA phosphatase family protein, translated as MSDPDSGRAPQADGASVAERRKGKSSRRAKRKRGGNARPNALSAEANQIGKSGPVATRPADQDAGFPAKKRKRRRRSRGGAQDGAQHSSPTQQSQASAAPDQRAPGEHGHASSNKSGKNRRKQRSKRGLQGRPLAHEKTAQLVAPAAVIAAERAPAHNDHRHPQRRDGSVPQHQADTDSRPLDLYAALDLGTNNCRLLIAQPTRPGQFRVVDAFSRIVRLGEGLGASGRLSGDAMDRAVEALRICAAKLKTREIRRMRLIATEACRAAENGEVFLARVIEETGLQLEIIDRETEARLAVSGCSSLVGPEARSVVLFDIGGGSSEIAIIRIGENRSSRLANHITHWTSLPVGVVTLSERHGGRDVTPDLFEAMVREVEGMLERFDCPPVQGATRDSDDFHLIGTSGTVTTLAGVHLDLPRYDRRRVDGVWLSDDEVTAMQAKLLSWDFAGRAANPCIGPDRADLVLAGCAILEAIRRRWPSPRMRVADRGLREGLLTDMMADDGVWRRGRSRRSHRPRDMKGPQA; from the coding sequence GTGAGTGACCCCGACAGCGGCAGAGCGCCGCAAGCAGACGGGGCGTCGGTAGCAGAGCGCAGGAAGGGTAAATCCTCCCGGCGTGCTAAGCGTAAGCGTGGCGGTAATGCCCGTCCGAACGCTTTGTCTGCGGAGGCCAACCAGATCGGCAAGTCCGGCCCGGTGGCGACACGCCCAGCAGACCAGGACGCCGGTTTTCCGGCCAAGAAGCGCAAGCGCAGACGCCGTTCTCGTGGCGGAGCGCAGGATGGTGCGCAGCATTCCTCCCCGACACAGCAGTCACAGGCCTCCGCCGCGCCGGATCAACGCGCTCCGGGCGAGCATGGCCATGCGTCGTCGAACAAGAGTGGCAAGAACAGGCGCAAGCAACGTAGCAAGCGCGGCCTGCAGGGCCGGCCGCTGGCGCATGAGAAGACTGCGCAGCTCGTCGCTCCTGCAGCCGTCATCGCAGCCGAGCGCGCTCCTGCTCACAATGATCATCGGCATCCGCAGCGCCGCGATGGCTCTGTGCCGCAACATCAGGCCGACACAGATTCCCGTCCGCTGGATCTCTATGCCGCGCTGGATCTCGGCACCAACAATTGCCGCCTGTTGATCGCGCAGCCGACGCGTCCCGGACAATTCCGTGTCGTCGATGCCTTTTCCCGCATCGTTCGCCTCGGTGAGGGGCTTGGCGCCAGCGGCCGGTTGTCGGGCGACGCCATGGACAGGGCCGTCGAGGCTCTGCGTATCTGCGCCGCCAAACTGAAGACCCGCGAGATCCGCCGCATGCGGCTGATCGCGACGGAAGCCTGCCGTGCGGCGGAAAATGGCGAGGTCTTCCTCGCCCGCGTCATCGAAGAGACCGGCCTGCAGCTTGAAATCATCGATCGCGAGACCGAGGCACGGCTTGCCGTCTCCGGCTGCTCGTCGCTGGTTGGCCCCGAGGCGCGCTCCGTCGTGCTCTTCGATATTGGCGGCGGCTCCTCGGAAATCGCCATCATCCGCATCGGTGAAAACCGTTCCAGCCGGCTTGCCAACCACATCACCCACTGGACCTCGCTGCCCGTCGGTGTGGTCACGCTTTCGGAGCGACATGGCGGCCGCGATGTCACGCCAGACCTGTTCGAGGCCATGGTGCGCGAAGTCGAGGGCATGCTCGAACGCTTCGATTGCCCGCCGGTGCAAGGCGCTACGCGCGACAGCGACGATTTCCATCTGATCGGTACCTCCGGCACGGTGACGACGCTTGCCGGCGTCCATCTCGACCTGCCGCGTTACGACCGGCGCAGGGTCGATGGCGTCTGGCTGTCGGACGATGAAGTAACCGCGATGCAGGCCAAGCTGCTCTCCTGGGATTTTGCCGGCCGCGCCGCCAATCCCTGCATCGGACCGGATCGTGCCGATCTGGTGCTGGCGGGCTGCGCCATTCTTGAGGCGATCCGCCGCCGATGGCCGAGCCCGCGCATGCGCGTCGCCGATCGTGGCCTGCGCGAAGGACTGCTGACCGATATGATGGCGGATGACGGTGTGTGGCGGCGCGGCCGTTCGCGCCGCAGCCATAGACCGAGGGATATGAAGGGACCACAGGCATGA
- a CDS encoding tetratricopeptide repeat protein — translation MTTTAFRLASAALGACLTLGAFVIPVFAAGDDSSTTPTCKKGEIYDQKTKKCVKQQGANITDENRADYAYSLAKKDHRYEEALAVLDTLQNPNTAEALNYRGYVTRKLGRTDEGISYYKRSVAMDPKYTLVREYLGEAYVIKGQIDLAKDQLSTIKALCGNTSCEEYQDLNSAIQNPSSL, via the coding sequence ATGACCACCACCGCTTTCCGCCTGGCCTCGGCCGCTCTCGGTGCCTGCCTTACCCTCGGCGCTTTCGTAATTCCCGTCTTCGCAGCCGGCGACGATTCGAGCACGACGCCGACCTGCAAGAAGGGCGAGATCTACGACCAGAAGACCAAAAAATGCGTGAAGCAGCAGGGCGCGAATATCACCGACGAAAACCGCGCCGACTATGCCTATTCGCTGGCCAAGAAGGATCATCGCTATGAAGAAGCGCTGGCCGTTCTCGACACCTTGCAGAACCCGAATACGGCGGAAGCGCTGAACTATCGCGGCTATGTCACCCGCAAGCTCGGCCGCACGGATGAAGGTATTTCCTACTATAAGAGGTCCGTCGCCATGGACCCGAAATACACGCTGGTTCGCGAATATCTCGGCGAAGCCTACGTCATCAAGGGCCAGATCGACCTCGCCAAGGATCAGCTCAGCACCATCAAGGCGCTCTGCGGCAACACGTCCTGCGAAGAATATCAGGATTTGAACAGCGCCATCCAGAATCCGTCGAGCCTCTGA
- a CDS encoding RNA polymerase sigma factor — translation MSVAHSTISAYSRTRSEPSARPAVPKNENLAEGVIASEEDIRAGLSQHLTRLWRYAVVLSRQRDVADDLVQATCVRALERAHQFIAGTRLDRWLFSILHSIWLNEIRSRRVRMGQGFVDADEALVFDGARETETHILAGQVLKQVQALPEAQRTAVFLAYVEGLSYREVAQVLDVPIGTVMSRLAAARAKLADGMGAMDEARLGNGHE, via the coding sequence GTGTCAGTCGCTCATTCCACGATTTCTGCTTATAGTCGGACACGATCGGAACCGTCGGCAAGGCCGGCGGTTCCCAAGAACGAGAACCTCGCGGAGGGTGTCATCGCCAGCGAAGAGGATATCAGGGCGGGCCTGTCGCAGCATCTGACGCGGCTCTGGCGCTATGCCGTCGTGCTGTCGCGTCAACGCGACGTGGCGGATGATCTGGTGCAGGCAACCTGCGTCAGGGCGCTGGAGCGCGCGCATCAGTTCATCGCCGGTACGCGGCTCGACCGCTGGCTGTTTTCGATCCTGCATTCGATCTGGCTGAACGAGATCCGCTCTCGCCGGGTGCGCATGGGTCAAGGCTTCGTCGATGCCGATGAGGCATTGGTCTTCGACGGTGCGCGCGAGACGGAGACGCATATCTTGGCGGGGCAGGTGCTGAAGCAGGTGCAGGCGCTGCCGGAAGCGCAGCGCACTGCCGTCTTCCTCGCCTATGTCGAAGGACTGTCCTATCGCGAGGTGGCACAGGTTCTGGATGTGCCGATCGGAACGGTGATGAGCCGGCTGGCGGCGGCGCGGGCCAAGCTCGCCGATGGCATGGGAGCGATGGACGAGGCACGACTGGGGAACGGACATGAGTGA
- a CDS encoding VOC family protein: MLLYVTLGSNDIPRAGIFYDAVLPILGYRRQRESDEEIGYAADGDVRCRFWVVIPYDHRAATIGNGSMVALHAESRADVDAFHAAALAHGGTDEGKPGLRSFHANFYAAYVRDPDGNKLSAVCEKSE, from the coding sequence ATGCTTCTCTACGTCACGCTCGGTTCCAACGATATTCCGCGCGCCGGCATATTTTATGACGCGGTTCTGCCTATCCTCGGCTACCGGCGTCAACGCGAATCGGATGAGGAAATCGGCTATGCCGCCGATGGCGATGTCCGTTGCAGGTTTTGGGTGGTGATCCCCTATGATCACCGCGCCGCGACGATCGGCAACGGCTCGATGGTCGCCCTGCATGCGGAAAGCCGCGCCGATGTCGATGCTTTTCACGCGGCAGCCCTTGCCCATGGTGGCACGGATGAAGGCAAGCCCGGACTGCGGTCGTTCCACGCCAATTTCTATGCGGCTTACGTGCGAGATCCCGACGGCAACAAGCTCAGCGCTGTCTGCGAGAAGTCTGAATAG
- a CDS encoding type III polyketide synthase encodes MTNTVKLVSLAVATPDNIIHQTEAAETAGRLFSDRFRDFKHLARVFESAGIRKRHAARPLSWFEQPHGWQDRMEAYAEVASQLFKETTTKALERAGLRAEEVDCIVTVSSTGFATPSLEARLAREMGFRSDIERVPVFGLGCAAGVSGLAIASRMAKSRPGAVVLFVSIELCSLAFRLDELTRPNIIATALFGDGAAACILRTGKEGLAEIESTGEHLFPDTLGIMGWKIDDTGFGIILEQSLPPFAEANIKPAVAGILDRAGLDISDIDRFICHPGGTKVLQALETAFGLEPGSLDIEREVIGDYGNMSSPTVLFVLERAILAGLPRRSAMVAMGPGFTASCITLKRVA; translated from the coding sequence GTGACCAATACCGTCAAGCTTGTCAGTCTGGCCGTCGCCACGCCCGATAATATCATCCACCAAACGGAAGCCGCCGAGACCGCCGGCCGCCTGTTTTCCGATCGGTTCCGCGATTTCAAACATCTTGCCCGCGTGTTCGAAAGCGCCGGCATCCGTAAACGCCATGCCGCCCGTCCGCTCTCCTGGTTCGAACAGCCGCATGGCTGGCAGGACCGTATGGAAGCCTATGCCGAGGTCGCAAGCCAGCTCTTCAAGGAGACAACGACCAAGGCGCTGGAACGCGCCGGGCTTCGGGCTGAAGAGGTCGATTGCATCGTCACCGTATCCTCGACCGGCTTTGCGACACCGAGCCTAGAGGCGCGGCTTGCGCGCGAAATGGGCTTCCGTTCCGATATCGAGCGCGTGCCGGTCTTCGGGCTGGGTTGCGCGGCCGGCGTCTCCGGACTTGCCATCGCCTCGCGCATGGCGAAGAGCCGTCCGGGCGCCGTCGTGCTCTTCGTTTCCATCGAGCTCTGCTCCCTCGCCTTCCGGCTGGATGAGCTGACGCGGCCGAACATTATCGCCACGGCGCTGTTCGGCGACGGCGCGGCCGCTTGCATCCTGCGGACCGGCAAGGAGGGGCTGGCCGAGATCGAATCGACAGGCGAACATCTCTTTCCCGATACGCTCGGCATCATGGGCTGGAAGATCGACGATACCGGCTTCGGCATTATCCTGGAACAATCGCTGCCGCCCTTTGCCGAGGCGAACATCAAGCCCGCCGTCGCCGGCATTCTCGACCGCGCCGGCCTTGATATCTCCGATATCGACCGCTTCATCTGCCATCCCGGCGGCACCAAGGTGCTACAGGCACTGGAGACCGCCTTCGGTCTCGAGCCAGGCTCGCTGGATATCGAGCGCGAGGTAATCGGCGACTATGGCAACATGTCGTCACCGACGGTGCTCTTCGTACTGGAGCGCGCCATTCTTGCCGGCC
- a CDS encoding antibiotic biosynthesis monooxygenase produces the protein MTHPQKAEFEFAFQPTVFVVNVIHAHPGKQEEAFKIIQDVVHYVAERKEGFLWSNLSKSTDGQTVVNIEAIRDENNVDEFFSDPAFVEKFKKLDAVSKSEFHIYKVSDLVLPRQLLG, from the coding sequence GTGACCCATCCCCAAAAAGCCGAATTTGAGTTCGCTTTCCAGCCCACCGTATTCGTCGTGAACGTCATTCATGCCCATCCGGGCAAGCAGGAAGAAGCATTCAAAATCATCCAAGACGTCGTGCACTATGTTGCGGAACGGAAGGAAGGATTTCTATGGAGCAACCTGTCGAAAAGCACGGACGGCCAAACCGTCGTGAACATTGAGGCGATCCGCGACGAGAACAATGTCGACGAATTCTTTTCCGATCCAGCCTTCGTGGAAAAATTCAAGAAACTGGACGCCGTCTCGAAAAGCGAGTTTCACATCTACAAGGTTTCCGACCTCGTGCTTCCGCGTCAGCTCCTAGGATAG
- a CDS encoding RlmE family RNA methyltransferase codes for MTKPTIAGNRTGRKLGQRVKNKKMKASSRQWLHRHINDPYVQRAQLEGYRARAAFKLLEIDEKHGILKGARRIIDLGAAPGSWSQIAAKVTGSTEDDIRVAAIDFLEMAHLPGVTILHLDFLEPDAPQRLVEAVGGEPDLVLSDMASPTTGHHRTDHLRTMHLCEVAAHFAVEVLAEGGHFLAKTFQGGTERDLLNMLKQNFRQVVHVKPGASRAESVEMFLLAKGFKGRNVDHGTISA; via the coding sequence ATGACAAAGCCAACGATCGCCGGCAACCGCACCGGCCGAAAGCTCGGCCAGCGTGTGAAGAACAAGAAGATGAAGGCCTCCTCGCGGCAGTGGCTGCATCGGCACATCAACGATCCCTATGTGCAGCGCGCCCAGCTCGAAGGCTATCGCGCCCGTGCCGCTTTCAAGCTGCTGGAGATCGACGAGAAGCATGGGATCTTGAAGGGTGCGCGGCGCATCATCGATCTGGGTGCTGCACCGGGAAGTTGGTCGCAGATCGCTGCCAAGGTGACCGGATCGACGGAAGATGATATCCGCGTCGCGGCCATCGACTTTCTCGAAATGGCGCATCTGCCGGGCGTTACCATCCTTCACCTCGACTTTCTGGAGCCGGATGCACCGCAGCGGCTGGTCGAGGCGGTCGGCGGCGAGCCGGATCTCGTCCTTTCGGATATGGCCTCGCCGACAACGGGCCATCACCGCACCGATCATCTGCGAACCATGCATCTCTGCGAGGTCGCTGCGCATTTCGCCGTCGAAGTTCTGGCTGAAGGCGGACATTTCCTCGCCAAGACCTTCCAGGGCGGCACGGAACGCGACCTCCTGAACATGCTGAAGCAGAATTTCCGCCAGGTCGTCCATGTAAAGCCGGGCGCATCCAGGGCGGAATCGGTCGAAATGTTCCTGCTGGCAAAAGGCTTCAAGGGACGCAATGTCGATCACGGCACAATAAGCGCTTGA
- a CDS encoding anti-sigma factor family protein produces MPSDEQLTAFIDGELEAVEHDRIERLIESDARVAERFDLLSRSDLPFHEAFEPLLAAAPSAKLEAMLAAIPSSAEQTKAASGIGRRGFLGAIAACLVAGIAIDRAVIGISHRLAKPDEGSEWRAVVAQYLSLYTPDTLSGPAGDRTEQVAQLSEVGSKIGLALTPEAVAIPGIDFKRAILLNYDDKPLAQIAYLDPESGPMALCITASTTGASAPDMENRRGMNVVYWSDAAHAFMLIGHLPIDRMKALADDVRGRLTA; encoded by the coding sequence ATGCCCTCGGACGAACAGCTCACCGCTTTCATCGACGGCGAACTGGAGGCTGTCGAGCATGACAGGATCGAAAGACTGATCGAAAGCGACGCCAGGGTGGCGGAACGCTTCGATCTCCTGTCGCGCAGCGATCTGCCTTTCCACGAGGCATTCGAGCCGCTGCTTGCTGCCGCCCCAAGCGCGAAGCTGGAGGCGATGCTGGCCGCAATCCCTTCTTCCGCGGAGCAGACGAAAGCCGCTTCCGGCATCGGCCGCCGTGGCTTCCTGGGTGCGATTGCCGCCTGCCTGGTCGCGGGCATTGCCATCGATCGCGCCGTGATCGGCATCAGCCATCGCCTTGCCAAGCCGGACGAGGGAAGCGAATGGCGTGCCGTGGTTGCGCAATATCTTTCCCTCTATACGCCGGATACGCTGAGCGGACCGGCTGGCGATCGAACTGAGCAGGTTGCGCAATTGAGCGAGGTCGGCTCGAAGATAGGTCTCGCTCTGACACCCGAAGCCGTTGCGATCCCGGGTATCGATTTCAAGCGCGCCATATTGCTGAATTATGATGACAAGCCTTTGGCACAGATCGCTTATCTCGATCCGGAGAGCGGCCCGATGGCGCTTTGCATCACCGCTTCCACCACGGGCGCTTCTGCCCCGGATATGGAAAACCGGCGCGGCATGAATGTCGTCTATTGGTCGGATGCCGCGCACGCCTTCATGCTGATCGGCCATTTGCCGATCGACCGGATGAAGGCGTTGGCGGACGACGTTCGGGGCAGGCTGACGGCCTGA